In Pseudomonas fluorescens, the following are encoded in one genomic region:
- the mapR gene encoding GntR family transcriptional regulator MpaR (MapR regulates genes involved in Pseudomonas quinolone signal (PQS) production and anthranilate metabolism) has protein sequence MKRYEKFADDIAELIRSGVLGPGQRVPSVRYASQTYGVSPSTVFQAYYLLERRGLIRARPRSGYFVNAHAPRPFSEPVISSQVNESTEVDVSELVFSVLDSIKDPNTVPFGSAFPSPTLFPLQRLSRSLASASREMDPRMVVTDMSPGNPQLRRQIALRYMVGGLMLPMEELLITNGALEALNLCLQAVTQPGDLVAIEAPAFYACLQVLERLKLKAVEIPVHPRDGIDLGVLEQTLERYPIKACWCMTSFQNPMGATVPEAKKQQLVELLRRHQVPLIEDDVYAELYYGQQAPKPAKAFDTEGLVMHCGSFAKSLAPGYRIGWVAAGRYAQKIERLKLMTSLCASMPAQAAIADYLQHGGYDRHLRKLRHALEDQQSAMLAAITRYFPAQTRVSQPAGGYFLWLELPEQMDSLKLFQMALAQGISIAPGPIFSPAQRFRNCIRLNYGSPWTEDSEKAMETLGRIVRSF, from the coding sequence ATGAAACGCTACGAAAAATTCGCCGACGACATCGCAGAACTGATCCGCTCCGGCGTCCTCGGTCCCGGCCAGCGGGTGCCGTCGGTGCGTTACGCCAGCCAGACCTACGGCGTCAGCCCGTCGACGGTGTTCCAGGCCTATTACCTGCTGGAACGTCGCGGCCTGATCCGCGCCCGTCCGCGTTCCGGCTATTTCGTCAACGCCCACGCACCACGGCCGTTTTCCGAGCCGGTCATCAGTAGCCAGGTCAACGAGTCCACCGAGGTCGACGTCAGTGAACTGGTGTTCTCGGTGCTCGACTCGATCAAGGACCCGAACACCGTGCCCTTCGGCTCGGCGTTTCCCAGCCCGACGCTGTTTCCCCTGCAACGCTTGTCCCGCTCGCTGGCCAGCGCCAGCCGCGAGATGGACCCGCGCATGGTGGTCACCGACATGTCGCCGGGTAACCCGCAACTGCGTCGGCAAATCGCCCTGCGCTACATGGTTGGCGGGCTGATGTTGCCCATGGAAGAACTGCTGATCACCAACGGCGCGCTGGAAGCCCTCAACCTGTGCCTGCAAGCGGTGACCCAACCCGGCGACCTGGTGGCCATCGAAGCCCCGGCGTTCTACGCCTGCCTGCAAGTGCTCGAACGCTTGAAACTCAAGGCCGTGGAAATCCCCGTGCACCCGCGTGATGGCATCGACCTCGGTGTGCTCGAGCAAACCCTGGAGCGCTATCCGATCAAAGCCTGCTGGTGCATGACCAGCTTCCAGAACCCCATGGGTGCGACCGTGCCCGAGGCCAAGAAACAGCAGCTTGTGGAGTTGTTGCGCCGCCACCAGGTGCCGCTGATCGAAGACGATGTCTACGCCGAACTGTATTACGGCCAACAAGCACCGAAACCGGCCAAGGCATTCGATACCGAAGGTCTGGTGATGCACTGCGGCTCGTTCGCCAAGAGCCTGGCCCCCGGCTACCGCATCGGCTGGGTCGCCGCCGGGCGCTATGCGCAGAAAATCGAACGGCTGAAACTCATGACCTCGCTGTGCGCGTCGATGCCAGCCCAGGCCGCCATCGCCGATTACCTGCAACACGGAGGTTACGACCGGCACCTGCGTAAATTGCGCCACGCGCTGGAAGACCAGCAAAGCGCCATGCTCGCCGCCATCACCCGCTATTTCCCGGCACAGACGCGGGTGAGCCAACCGGCGGGTGGGTACTTTTTGTGGCTGGAATTGCCGGAGCAGATGGATTCGCTGAAGTTGTTTCAGATGGCGTTGGCGCAGGGGATTAGCATTGCACCGGGGCCGATTTTTTCGCCGGCGCAGCGGTTCAGGAATTGTATTCGGTTGAATTACGGGAGCCCGTGGACCGAGGACTCGGAGAAGGCGATGGAGACGTTGGGGCGGATCGTTAGGTCTTTTTGA
- a CDS encoding SDR family oxidoreductase, with amino-acid sequence MDKVIVITGGSRGIGAATALLAAAQGYRICINYQADEKAALGVLEQVRALGAQAIAVRADVSIEDEVIALFHRVDTELGRVTALVNNAGTVGQKSRVDEMSEFRILKIMKTNVLAPILCAKHAILRMSPRHGGQGGSIVNVSSVAARLGSPNEYVDYAASKGALDTFTIGLSKEVAGEGIRVNAVRPGFIYTDFHALSGDPDRVSKLESAIPMARGGRPDEVAEAIVWLLSDKASYATGTFVDLGGGR; translated from the coding sequence ATGGACAAAGTCATCGTCATCACCGGCGGTAGCCGCGGCATTGGTGCCGCCACCGCGCTGTTGGCCGCCGCGCAGGGCTATCGGATCTGCATCAACTACCAGGCGGACGAAAAGGCTGCACTCGGCGTGCTGGAGCAAGTCCGCGCCCTCGGTGCGCAAGCCATTGCAGTACGGGCCGACGTCAGCATCGAAGACGAAGTCATCGCACTGTTCCACCGGGTAGACACTGAACTGGGTCGGGTCACCGCGCTGGTGAACAACGCCGGCACAGTCGGGCAAAAGTCCCGGGTCGACGAGATGTCCGAGTTCCGCATTCTCAAAATCATGAAAACCAACGTCCTGGCGCCGATCCTCTGTGCCAAGCACGCGATCCTGCGCATGTCGCCCAGGCACGGCGGGCAGGGCGGTAGCATCGTCAACGTGTCCTCGGTGGCCGCACGTTTGGGCTCGCCCAACGAGTACGTCGACTACGCGGCCTCCAAAGGCGCGCTGGACACCTTCACCATCGGCCTGTCAAAGGAAGTGGCGGGCGAGGGGATTCGGGTCAACGCCGTGCGCCCCGGCTTCATCTATACCGATTTCCATGCCTTGAGCGGCGATCCGGATCGGGTCAGCAAGCTGGAATCGGCGATTCCGATGGCCCGGGGCGGGCGTCCGGATGAAGTGGCGGAGGCGATTGTCTGGTTGTTGTCGGACAAGGCTTCGTATGCGACGGGGACCTTTGTTGATCTCGGTGGTGGGCGCTAA
- the ccoG gene encoding cytochrome c oxidase accessory protein CcoG: MSERIPVRTVETFEPSRLKTKAKSSDDLIHTRSFTGLFRNLRISGAGFLFVLFFGTVWLNWGGRQAVLWDLSESKFHIFGATFWPQDFILLSALLIIAAFGLFAITVFAGRVWCGYTCPQSSWTWIFMWCEKITEGERNQRIKLQAAPWGLNKLMRRSAKHTLWLAISLLTGLTFVGYFTPIRPLAEELLTFQMSGVSLFWVLFFTGATYINAGWLREAVCMHMCPYARFQSVMFDKDTLTISYDVARGENRGPRKREVMPADAGLGDCIDCQLCVQVCPTGIDIRDGLQMECIGCAACIDACDSIMDKMGYAPGLISYTSEHQLQGGKTHLLRPRLIGYTAVLLVMIAALVVALVERPMVSLDVSKDRGLFRENSQGQIENIYSLKVINKTQQRQDYQLSLVDADGFELQGRTEFSLAPGEIVDVPVSVAMLTERPASSSQSIGFKMVDSDEPGVYSVAKSRFVAPMNR, translated from the coding sequence ATGAGCGAGAGAATCCCCGTCCGAACCGTAGAAACATTCGAGCCTTCGCGTCTGAAGACGAAGGCCAAATCCAGCGACGACCTGATCCACACCCGCAGCTTCACCGGGCTGTTCCGCAACCTGCGCATCAGCGGCGCCGGTTTTCTGTTTGTACTGTTTTTCGGCACGGTGTGGCTGAACTGGGGCGGCCGCCAGGCGGTGCTCTGGGACCTTTCGGAAAGCAAATTCCATATCTTCGGCGCGACCTTCTGGCCGCAGGATTTCATTCTGCTCTCGGCGCTGTTGATCATCGCCGCGTTCGGCCTGTTTGCGATCACCGTGTTCGCGGGCCGGGTCTGGTGCGGCTACACCTGCCCGCAAAGTTCATGGACCTGGATCTTCATGTGGTGCGAGAAGATCACCGAAGGCGAACGCAACCAACGGATCAAGTTGCAAGCCGCGCCGTGGGGCCTGAACAAGCTGATGCGTCGCTCGGCCAAGCACACCTTGTGGCTGGCCATCAGCCTGCTGACCGGCCTGACATTCGTCGGCTACTTCACGCCGATCCGGCCACTGGCCGAAGAGCTGCTGACCTTCCAGATGAGTGGCGTCAGCCTGTTCTGGGTGCTGTTTTTTACCGGCGCCACGTACATCAATGCCGGTTGGCTGCGTGAAGCGGTGTGCATGCACATGTGCCCCTATGCGCGGTTCCAGAGCGTGATGTTCGACAAGGACACCCTGACCATTTCCTACGACGTGGCCCGGGGCGAAAACCGTGGCCCGCGCAAACGCGAGGTCATGCCCGCCGACGCCGGCCTTGGCGATTGCATCGATTGCCAGCTCTGCGTACAGGTCTGCCCGACCGGCATCGACATTCGCGACGGCCTGCAGATGGAATGCATCGGTTGCGCCGCGTGCATCGACGCCTGCGACTCAATCATGGACAAAATGGGCTACGCCCCAGGCTTGATCAGCTACACGTCCGAGCATCAATTGCAGGGTGGCAAGACACACCTGCTACGTCCGCGCCTGATCGGCTACACCGCCGTGCTGCTGGTGATGATCGCAGCCCTGGTGGTGGCGCTGGTGGAACGGCCGATGGTGTCCCTCGACGTCAGCAAGGACCGGGGCCTGTTCCGCGAGAACAGCCAGGGGCAGATCGAAAACATCTACAGTCTGAAGGTGATCAACAAAACCCAGCAGCGTCAGGACTATCAATTGAGCCTGGTCGATGCCGATGGTTTCGAGTTGCAGGGCAGGACCGAATTCAGCCTGGCGCCGGGGGAGATTGTCGATGTGCCGGTGTCGGTGGCGATGCTCACTGAGCGTCCGGCGAGCAGTTCGCAGAGCATCGGCTTCAAGATGGTCGACAGCGATGAGCCTGGCGTCTACAGCGTGGCGAAAAGCCGGTTTGTTGCACCGATGAATCGCTGA
- a CDS encoding RHS repeat-associated core domain-containing protein, with the protein MHQVFDPLGRLIQQRDPRLFALRQGDASVPANLATIHNLTGQVLWSDSVDAGWQLGLPGAAGQALEAWDQRGWHRRTEHDPLLRPVAVHEQGSGEPERCVERMTFGGVSDDHARHNLCGQPIRQDYPAGSRLMADYGLSATVLRERRFFLNSFDPVDWPALDADRDNLLEPGAGAQSSWTYAPSGELMTQTDAKGHIQHFAHDRAGQLCSAGLQRSGKISVETLVSDIHYSASGQVEQELTGNGMRTTSAYDPANGHLMLLATQGPNQSFLQKLTYRYDPVGNITEITDAALPIQHFANQRIEPVRRFTYDTLYQLISATGWESAKPSLGPDLPEWQAFGPPDGSRWCNYSETYQYDEAGNLLQRIHHGAVGDTLTMRVAPLSNRSVKVHPTQSAIDESFDARGNLLELQPGQRLLWNGRNELAQVTQIARVDGADDLERYVYDGEGTRLRKSRTTAAKSIAHAAEVRYLPGIELHSNSATGEQLQVLSIQAGRCTVRLLHWDSPPPAELDNDQLRFCFDDHLGSSAFEVDAQAQVISQEVYYPYGGTAWLAGRHEVETGYKTIRYSGKERDSTGFYYYGARYYAPWLHRWLNPDPAGEVDGVNFYRFVRNCPVSFFDQQGFLPILRHYLDYRFEKKMGVRHLVVQRGMKNIQKKLPEVAGVINESIAIAIAAVRNAISSISDPALSKLLYRSYFGSFESEYIAELSGRYRRILLFLERVGANREKIVIFRSEGSLVNASAFVSISDRRNKIYIDKAHLDNEMTVEIAHSLIHEASHRDPINRPVDFYYIAPGEDEMANAKSVIGNGTDEKAFSVAMQMNSRKMLRGEASDIDLPNDMDDFMLATGSGSRVSALERFNGDLELRSRMARNNADSLAGFAMSSILMFDRAKKDAC; encoded by the coding sequence ATGCATCAGGTTTTCGATCCGCTGGGGCGGCTCATTCAACAGCGCGATCCACGGTTGTTTGCCTTGAGGCAGGGTGATGCCTCGGTGCCGGCGAACCTTGCCACGATCCATAACCTGACGGGGCAGGTGCTGTGGAGCGATAGCGTCGATGCCGGTTGGCAACTCGGGTTGCCGGGTGCGGCGGGGCAGGCGCTTGAAGCATGGGACCAGCGTGGTTGGCATCGTCGCACTGAACATGATCCATTGTTGCGGCCTGTCGCAGTGCACGAACAAGGTTCGGGGGAACCCGAACGCTGCGTCGAACGAATGACATTTGGGGGAGTGTCGGACGATCATGCCCGGCACAACCTCTGTGGCCAACCCATCCGGCAGGACTACCCGGCGGGCAGCCGGTTGATGGCCGACTATGGGCTGTCGGCGACGGTGCTGCGCGAGCGGCGGTTTTTCCTGAACAGCTTCGACCCGGTCGATTGGCCGGCGCTGGACGCTGACCGCGACAACTTGCTGGAGCCGGGCGCCGGCGCGCAGTCGTCGTGGACCTACGCACCGTCCGGCGAACTGATGACCCAAACTGACGCCAAAGGCCATATCCAGCACTTTGCGCATGATCGCGCCGGTCAGTTGTGCTCGGCAGGGCTGCAACGCTCCGGGAAAATCAGCGTCGAGACGCTGGTCAGTGACATCCACTACAGCGCATCCGGCCAGGTGGAGCAGGAACTCACCGGCAATGGTATGCGCACCACCAGCGCGTATGACCCAGCCAATGGGCATTTGATGCTGCTGGCCACACAAGGCCCGAACCAGAGCTTCTTGCAGAAGCTTACTTACCGGTATGACCCCGTCGGCAACATCACCGAAATCACCGACGCCGCCTTACCCATCCAGCATTTTGCCAACCAGCGCATCGAACCGGTGCGACGATTCACCTATGACACGCTATACCAATTGATCAGCGCGACTGGTTGGGAGAGTGCCAAACCTTCCTTAGGTCCAGACTTGCCGGAGTGGCAGGCGTTTGGCCCGCCGGATGGCAGCCGCTGGTGCAACTACAGCGAAACCTACCAGTACGATGAAGCGGGCAATCTATTGCAGCGCATCCACCATGGCGCGGTGGGCGATACCTTGACCATGCGAGTGGCGCCGCTGAGTAATCGCAGCGTTAAGGTTCACCCAACTCAATCTGCCATTGATGAGTCGTTCGATGCCCGGGGCAATCTGCTGGAGCTGCAACCCGGACAGAGGTTGCTGTGGAATGGGCGAAATGAGTTGGCACAGGTCACACAGATCGCTCGAGTCGATGGCGCTGACGACCTGGAGCGTTATGTCTACGACGGTGAAGGCACGCGCTTGCGCAAATCCCGCACGACTGCAGCGAAATCCATCGCCCACGCCGCCGAGGTACGTTATCTGCCGGGCATCGAACTGCACAGCAACAGCGCTACGGGGGAGCAGCTACAGGTGCTGAGCATTCAGGCCGGCCGTTGCACTGTGCGCCTGCTGCATTGGGACAGCCCGCCGCCGGCCGAACTGGACAATGACCAATTGCGTTTTTGCTTCGACGACCACTTGGGTTCGAGTGCCTTTGAGGTGGATGCTCAGGCGCAGGTGATCAGTCAGGAAGTGTATTACCCCTACGGCGGCACAGCGTGGCTGGCCGGGCGGCATGAGGTGGAAACCGGTTACAAGACCATTCGTTATTCAGGCAAAGAGCGGGATTCGACTGGGTTTTATTACTATGGGGCGCGGTATTACGCACCGTGGTTACATCGGTGGCTGAACCCGGATCCGGCGGGGGAGGTGGATGGGGTGAATTTTTATCGGTTTGTGAGGAATTGCCCGGTCAGCTTTTTTGATCAGCAAGGTTTTTTACCGATACTGAGGCATTACTTGGATTATCGGTTTGAAAAAAAGATGGGAGTTCGCCACTTAGTAGTTCAGCGAGGAATGAAAAATATTCAAAAAAAACTTCCAGAGGTGGCTGGTGTTATTAATGAAAGTATCGCGATTGCAATTGCAGCAGTTCGAAATGCAATAAGTAGCATTTCAGATCCGGCTCTCAGTAAATTGTTATATAGATCGTACTTTGGGTCTTTTGAGTCAGAATATATCGCAGAGTTAAGTGGTCGATATCGGAGGATTTTATTGTTTCTTGAACGAGTGGGAGCGAATCGGGAAAAAATAGTTATTTTTCGTAGTGAAGGGTCTCTTGTAAATGCAAGTGCATTCGTTAGTATTTCTGATAGGAGGAACAAGATTTATATAGATAAGGCGCATCTGGATAATGAAATGACAGTGGAGATCGCACATTCCTTGATTCACGAAGCTAGCCATCGAGATCCGATAAATCGCCCGGTTGATTTTTATTATATTGCTCCTGGTGAGGATGAGATGGCGAATGCAAAATCAGTCATAGGCAATGGCACCGATGAAAAAGCGTTCAGTGTGGCGATGCAAATGAATTCGCGAAAAATGTTAAGGGGTGAAGCCTCGGATATAGATCTTCCTAATGACATGGATGATTTTATGTTGGCAACGGGTAGTGGAAGTCGTGTCAGTGCATTAGAACGGTTCAATGGGGATCTCGAACTTCGTAGCAGGATGGCCCGTAATAATGCGGACAGTCTCGCGGGCTTTGCCATGTCTTCTATATTGATGTTTGATCGAGCAAAGAAAGACGCATGTTAG
- a CDS encoding DUF3203 family protein yields the protein MTVRIENQTCFFTIENGELIRLCPDVTIITDGAKAMSAVDIEGERIYITEAEADALTVAGAVDGRRHLKATDSGSVI from the coding sequence GTGACCGTGCGCATCGAGAACCAGACCTGCTTTTTCACCATCGAAAATGGCGAACTCATTCGTCTGTGTCCCGACGTGACCATCATCACCGACGGTGCCAAAGCCATGTCGGCAGTGGACATCGAAGGCGAGCGCATCTACATCACGGAAGCCGAGGCCGACGCCTTGACCGTCGCAGGCGCGGTGGATGGGCGCCGGCACTTGAAAGCCACCGACAGTGGTTCGGTGATTTGA
- a CDS encoding alpha-1,4-glucan--maltose-1-phosphate maltosyltransferase, whose amino-acid sequence MTAEKPTELSYNPHMPLSQALLLPRIVIENIMPTLEGGQFAVKAVVGQDVVVTAKVFADGHDKLAVRVRWRAEDEDVWQSAAMHDLGNNGWQGQFRADSQGRYLFCIEAWIDQFASFCYELEKKHAAAVPVSLELQEGRIHVQQAAERSEGQLSEQLAALHHELSGLLETEQIALFLHPRSADLMARVNHRAYLSLSPEYPVDVERELAQFASWYELFPRSITDSPARHGTFDDVHSRLAMIQDMGFDVLYFPPIHPIGRSYRKGPNNSLTAGPDDPGSPYAIGSEEGGHEAIHSQLGSREDFRRLVAAAAAHGLEIALDFAIQCSQDHPWLKQHPGWFNWRPDGTIKYAENPPKKYQDIVNVDFYTPEAIPSLWVELRDIVVGWVEEGVKIFRVDNPHTKPLPFWQWLIADVRALYPEVIFLAEAFTTPAMMARLGKVGYSQSYTYFTWRNTKAELATYFTELNESPWRECFRPNFFVNTPDINPAFLHDSGRPGFLIRAVLATMGSGLWGMYSGFELCESAPVPGKEEYLDSEKYEIRPRDFNAPGNIIAEIAQLNRIRRQNPALHTHLGLKVYNAWNDNILYFGKRNFDGSNFILVAVSLDPHNVQEANFELPLWEMGLPDYASTQGEDLMNGHRWTWHGKQQFMRIDPAYQPFGIWRITAS is encoded by the coding sequence ATGACGGCTGAAAAACCGACTGAGTTGAGCTACAACCCGCACATGCCGCTGTCGCAGGCGTTGTTGCTGCCGCGTATCGTCATAGAAAACATCATGCCAACCCTTGAAGGCGGACAATTCGCGGTCAAGGCCGTGGTGGGGCAGGACGTGGTGGTGACGGCCAAGGTCTTCGCCGACGGGCATGACAAGCTGGCGGTTCGCGTGCGCTGGCGGGCCGAAGACGAGGACGTCTGGCAAAGCGCGGCCATGCACGACCTGGGCAACAACGGCTGGCAAGGGCAGTTCCGTGCCGACAGCCAAGGCCGCTATCTGTTCTGTATCGAAGCCTGGATCGATCAGTTCGCCAGTTTTTGCTATGAGCTGGAAAAGAAGCATGCGGCGGCGGTGCCCGTCAGCCTGGAATTGCAGGAAGGGCGGATTCATGTCCAGCAAGCCGCCGAGCGCAGCGAAGGGCAACTCAGCGAGCAATTGGCGGCGTTGCACCATGAACTGTCAGGGCTGCTTGAAACCGAGCAGATTGCACTGTTTTTGCACCCGCGTAGCGCCGACCTCATGGCCCGCGTCAATCATCGCGCCTACCTGAGCCTGAGCCCGGAGTACCCGGTGGATGTGGAGCGCGAACTGGCGCAGTTCGCCAGTTGGTATGAATTGTTTCCACGTTCGATCACCGACAGCCCGGCGCGCCATGGCACCTTCGATGACGTGCATTCGCGGCTGGCGATGATCCAGGACATGGGCTTCGACGTGTTGTATTTCCCGCCGATCCACCCGATCGGGCGCAGCTACCGCAAAGGCCCTAACAATTCGCTGACGGCGGGCCCCGATGATCCGGGCAGCCCCTATGCGATTGGCAGCGAGGAGGGCGGGCACGAGGCGATTCACTCACAATTGGGCAGCCGCGAAGACTTCCGCCGACTGGTGGCGGCCGCTGCGGCCCATGGCCTGGAAATCGCCCTGGATTTTGCCATCCAGTGCTCCCAGGACCATCCGTGGCTCAAGCAACACCCGGGCTGGTTCAACTGGCGGCCGGACGGCACGATCAAGTACGCGGAGAATCCGCCGAAGAAATACCAGGACATCGTCAACGTCGACTTCTATACCCCGGAGGCGATTCCGAGCCTGTGGGTGGAACTGCGCGACATCGTGGTCGGCTGGGTCGAGGAGGGCGTGAAGATCTTCCGCGTCGACAACCCGCACACCAAGCCGTTGCCGTTCTGGCAGTGGCTGATCGCCGATGTACGGGCGCTGTACCCCGAGGTGATCTTCCTCGCCGAAGCCTTTACCACCCCGGCAATGATGGCGCGCCTGGGCAAGGTCGGATATTCCCAGAGCTACACCTATTTCACCTGGCGCAACACCAAGGCCGAACTGGCGACCTACTTCACTGAACTCAACGAATCGCCTTGGCGCGAATGCTTTCGGCCGAATTTTTTCGTCAATACACCGGACATCAACCCGGCGTTCCTCCATGATTCAGGGCGCCCCGGGTTTCTCATCCGCGCCGTGCTGGCGACCATGGGCTCGGGCTTGTGGGGCATGTATTCGGGTTTCGAGTTGTGCGAGTCGGCGCCAGTGCCGGGCAAGGAGGAATACCTAGATTCCGAGAAGTACGAGATCCGCCCCAGGGACTTCAATGCGCCGGGCAACATCATTGCCGAAATCGCCCAACTCAACCGCATCCGCCGGCAGAACCCGGCGTTGCACACGCATCTGGGCCTGAAGGTCTATAACGCGTGGAACGACAACATCCTGTACTTCGGCAAACGCAACTTTGACGGCAGCAACTTCATTCTGGTGGCGGTCAGCCTCGATCCGCACAACGTGCAGGAAGCGAACTTCGAGTTGCCGTTGTGGGAAATGGGCTTGCCGGACTACGCCAGCACCCAGGGCGAAGACTTGATGAATGGCCATCGCTGGACCTGGCATGGCAAGCAGCAATTCATGCGGATCGACCCGGCGTACCAGCCGTTCGGGATTTGGAGGATTACCGCCTCTTGA
- a CDS encoding MgtC/SapB family protein, translated as MNAWWHEVWVTLQAEFADIGDASQLTRVTVRLLMAALLGGILGFEREHQGKAAGVRTHMLVAMGAALFVLVPQMSGSQADAMSRVVQGVIAGVGFLGAGTILKNHEGDEGHVKGLTTAAGLWMTAAIGVATGLGREATAVFSTLLALGVFSVMPGVVKLIDKDHAP; from the coding sequence ATGAACGCCTGGTGGCACGAAGTCTGGGTGACCCTGCAAGCCGAGTTCGCCGACATCGGCGATGCCTCGCAATTGACGCGAGTGACCGTGCGCCTGTTGATGGCCGCCTTGCTGGGCGGGATTCTCGGGTTCGAGCGTGAACACCAGGGCAAGGCCGCCGGCGTGCGCACCCACATGCTGGTGGCGATGGGGGCGGCGCTGTTCGTGTTGGTGCCGCAGATGTCCGGCTCGCAGGCCGATGCCATGAGCCGGGTAGTGCAGGGCGTGATTGCCGGGGTCGGCTTCCTGGGGGCTGGCACTATCCTGAAGAACCACGAGGGCGATGAAGGCCACGTCAAAGGCCTGACCACCGCCGCCGGCCTGTGGATGACCGCCGCCATCGGCGTCGCTACCGGGCTGGGCCGCGAGGCGACGGCGGTGTTCAGTACGTTGTTGGCGCTGGGGGTGTTCAGTGTGATGCCGGGGGTTGTGAAGCTGATCGACAAGGATCACGCTCCGTAG